The genomic segment CGTACAAGGCGCACCGCGTCGCCGAGGAGGTCGAGAGCGGCGCGGACGCCGAGGAGATCCCGGACACCCTCTCGCCGCAGGTCCCGGTCATCGAGCAGGTGCTCGACGCGCTCGGCATCGCGCGTGTGGGCGTCGAGGCGTACGAGGCGGACGACGTGATCGGCACGTTCACGGCGCGCGCCGCCGGTCCGGTCGACATCGTCACCGGCGACCGCGACCTCTACCAGCTGGTCGACGACAAGCGCGGCGTCCGCGTCCTCTATCCCCTCAAGGGCGTCGGCACCCTGCAGACGACCGACGAGGCGTGGCTGCGCGAGAAGTACGGCGTGGACGGGCCGGGCTACGTCGACCTGGCGCTGTTGCGCGGCGACCCGAGCGACGGCCTGCCGGGCGTCCCGGGCATCGGCGAGAAGACGGCCGCGAAACTCCTGGACGCCTTCGGCGACCTGGCCGGGATCATGGCTGCGGTCGACGACCCGAAGTCGAAGCTGACCCCGTCGCAGCGCAGGCGCCTCGACGAGTCGCGCGCCTACGTGGCGGTCGCGCCGAAGGTCGTACGAGTGGCGGACGATGTCCCGCTCCCGGAAGTGGACATCGCCCTTCCGGACACCCCCCACGACCCCGCCGCCCTGGATGAACTCGCGGCCCGCTGGAACCTGGGCGGCTCGCTGCAGCGACTGCTCTCCACCCTTCACCCCTGAGGTGTTAGCTTAGGTAAACCTAAGTACTGTGGATCAGGGGAGGCCGTCGCCATGGCAGAACGTCCGGCACGCAAAGCACCGAAGGCCCATGTCGCGCAGGTCGTCCGCACGGAGCGGCTGACCCCGCACATGCAGCGGGTGGTCCTCGGCGGCGAGGGCCTCGCCGAGTTCGCGGCCGGCGAGTGCACCGACCACTACGTGAAACTGCTCTTCGACGCGGAGGGCGTCACCTATCCCGAGCCCTTCGACATGCAGCGGATCCGCGAGGAGTTCCCGCGCGACCAGTGGCCGGTCACCCGCACGTACACGGTGCGCTCCTGGGACCCGGAGGCCCGCGAGCTCGCCCTCGACTTCGTGATCCACGGCGACGAGGGCCTCGCGGGGCCGTGGGCCCGCGACGTCCGGCCGGGCGCCACGATGCGCTTGCTCGGACCGGGCGGCGCGTACGCCCCGGACGCGGACGCCGACTGGCACCTGCTCGCCGGCGACGAGAGCGCACTGCCCGCGATCGCCGCGGCGGCGGAGGCCCTGCCCGAAGGCGCGGCGGCCCACATCTTCATCGAGGTCGAGGGCCAGGACGAGGAGCAGAAGATCGCCACGACAGCGGAGGTCACCTGGCTCCACCGCGGCGACCGGCCCGTCGGCGAACTCCTCATCGAGGCCGTCCGCTCCCTGGAGTTCCCCCCGGGGACCCTCCAGGCCTTCGTCCACGGCGAGGCGGGCTTCGTGAAGGAACTCCGCCGCTACCTCCGCATGGAACGCGAGATCCCCCGCGACCAGCTCTCCATCTCCGGCTACTGGCGCCTCGGCCACAACGAGGACGGCTGGCAGGCATCGAAGCGGGAGTGGAACGCGCAGGTGGAGGCGGAACAGGAGAAGGCGGCCTGACCCACGGGAGCGGCAGGTTCACACCGCCGTACCCGCCCGCTCCCCCCTGATCCGCGCATGCAGATGCATGTCGTGCCACCCGTCCTCGTGCAGCAGCGCACTCCGCTTCGTGCCCTCCGCCGCGAACCCCGTCTTCAGGGCGACGCGGCACGACGCCTCGTTCGCCGTGGAGTGGGTCAGTTCCAGGCGGTGCAGGCCCACCTCTTCGAACGCCCACTCCGCGAGCGCCTCCACGGCCCGGGGAGCGATGCCGCGGCCGCGGGCCGAGGGCATCGTCCAGTACGCCACCTCCGCCTGGCCGTCGGCGAGCACCATGCAGCGCAGCGCGACCCTGCCCACCACCTCGTCGGTTCCCGCGTCGGCGATCGCCCAGTACGCGTCGCGCTCGTCCGCCCACGCCGTGCGCCAGCCCTCTATCCAACCGCGCACCTCGCTCTCGGAGTCGGCCACGCGCGCGTGCCAGCGCTGTATCACGGGGTCCTGGAACGCTTCGTACACCGCGGGCACGTCAGTGATCGACCAGGGGCGCAGGACCAAACCGCCGGGGACGGGCAGCGTGGGCTGCGTGCGGCGGGCGAGGGTACCGGCCGCGACGATGTCGGAGATCTTGAAGGGCATGGGCGCATCGTGCCAGCGGGGACACGGGCGACGGCAGTGGTTTTCCGGGGCGCACGTGAGCCTGCGGGGCACGAGCTCGCGCGCCCCGCACACCCGCCCGCCCCGGAAGATCCGCGAACACCCCGACCGCTCCCGCCCACACCCCCCGTGACCTGGGCGGCCCCGTACGCTGACCCCCTGATGAGACGCAAGCGCCGCCTTCCGCCCGCCCCGCTCCCCCAGCGCGACGGCATCGACCCCGTGCGGGTCGCCCTGCCGGCCGACGGGCCGTGGCCGACCGTGCGCGCCTACCTGGTGGAGCGGCTCCCGGTCGGGCCCGGCGTCGTCGACGCGATGGTGCGGGACAGCCGTTTCGTCGGAGCGGACGGCGAACCGGTGGCGCCCGACACCCCTTACCTGCCGGGCGCCTCCGTCTGGTTCCACCGGGACCTCCCCGCCGAGGTCCCCGTCCCCTTCGCCCTCGACGTCGTCCACCGCGACGAGCACATCGTCGTCGCGGACAAGCCGCACTTCCTCGCCACGATGCCCCGCGGCAGCCACGTCACGCAGACGGCCCTCGCCCGGCTCCGCACGGAACTCGGCGTCCCGACGCTCGGCGCCGCCCACCGCCTGGACCGGCTGACCGCGGGACTGCTCCTGTTCACGGTGCGGCCCGAGGAACGCGGCGCGTACCAGACACTGTTCCGGGACCGACTCGTGCACAAGGAGTACGAGGCGGTGGCCCCGTACGACCCGGACGTGCCACTCCCCCGTACCGTGCGCAGCCATATCGTGAAGGAGCGCGGGATCATCGCCGCGTACGAGGTGGCGGGCGCCGAACCCAA from the Streptomyces venezuelae genome contains:
- a CDS encoding 5'-3' exonuclease H3TH domain-containing protein, translated to MRDVTQRTRRLMLLDTASLYFRAYFGVPESVKAPDGTPVNAVRGLLDFITRLVQDHRPDDLVACMDADWRPQWRVELIPSYKAHRVAEEVESGADAEEIPDTLSPQVPVIEQVLDALGIARVGVEAYEADDVIGTFTARAAGPVDIVTGDRDLYQLVDDKRGVRVLYPLKGVGTLQTTDEAWLREKYGVDGPGYVDLALLRGDPSDGLPGVPGIGEKTAAKLLDAFGDLAGIMAAVDDPKSKLTPSQRRRLDESRAYVAVAPKVVRVADDVPLPEVDIALPDTPHDPAALDELAARWNLGGSLQRLLSTLHP
- a CDS encoding siderophore-interacting protein, which encodes MAERPARKAPKAHVAQVVRTERLTPHMQRVVLGGEGLAEFAAGECTDHYVKLLFDAEGVTYPEPFDMQRIREEFPRDQWPVTRTYTVRSWDPEARELALDFVIHGDEGLAGPWARDVRPGATMRLLGPGGAYAPDADADWHLLAGDESALPAIAAAAEALPEGAAAHIFIEVEGQDEEQKIATTAEVTWLHRGDRPVGELLIEAVRSLEFPPGTLQAFVHGEAGFVKELRRYLRMEREIPRDQLSISGYWRLGHNEDGWQASKREWNAQVEAEQEKAA
- a CDS encoding GNAT family N-acetyltransferase — protein: MPFKISDIVAAGTLARRTQPTLPVPGGLVLRPWSITDVPAVYEAFQDPVIQRWHARVADSESEVRGWIEGWRTAWADERDAYWAIADAGTDEVVGRVALRCMVLADGQAEVAYWTMPSARGRGIAPRAVEALAEWAFEEVGLHRLELTHSTANEASCRVALKTGFAAEGTKRSALLHEDGWHDMHLHARIRGERAGTAV
- a CDS encoding RluA family pseudouridine synthase, with amino-acid sequence MRRKRRLPPAPLPQRDGIDPVRVALPADGPWPTVRAYLVERLPVGPGVVDAMVRDSRFVGADGEPVAPDTPYLPGASVWFHRDLPAEVPVPFALDVVHRDEHIVVADKPHFLATMPRGSHVTQTALARLRTELGVPTLGAAHRLDRLTAGLLLFTVRPEERGAYQTLFRDRLVHKEYEAVAPYDPDVPLPRTVRSHIVKERGIIAAYEVAGAEPNSESRVELVEHRAGLGRYRLTPHTGRTHQLRVHMNALGLPILGDPVYPVVAGPVPPDDFRRPLQLLARVLEFTDPVTGAAHRFTSERTLEAWEAYDTWAR